aaaatagctttttttattgtgatttttatatatacaattaacAATAAATAAGTTAATATCTACAAGTTTGAGAacgtatatgcatttttttttttttacattatacaaatttacagttttttttttatattgaataaggttttttaggcttTTTTCAACGTACAGTATTTGTCTTCATACATCGGCTAAAGTGAAACTTAAACTAAGTTGGCAAGTAGGTTAATAACATCACACTCACATACACGAAAAATAAACAATCCACTGTTTTTCTGCGAACACCATGCGCACCACAGTAAATCTCTGACTGTTTGACCTCAGAGTTCTGCAGGCACGCAGCTTTCCCACTGTCACACGCTTACAATCATAATACAAAACTGTGCAAAGCACCAAAGTACAAGTCTTAAGTTGTTCTCTAACAGTCTAGTGTACCTTGGATATGTCATATTGATTTGCTTGGAATGCTGACAAATCCGAACATGCACCAACTACTATATATGCTACGGCTacatctttttttcattttttttatgtttttagctGCCAGTGTTTTGCAGTGCTGAAGTATTTCTCCTTTAGCTTAACACGAGTAATCAAGAGAGATGTTTACAGTATTTGGACTGGCTTTCTGTAGCCATAAAAGAagagttttaaaatacaattctgATATTTTGGACTCTGAGGTTTCGTTGAACCCAGGCACAATGGCACCTCGCTGTGCAACTTTAGGTTTCCAGCCAGGAGAGGTCTGAGACATCATCTTGGAAGATGACGAGGAAGTCACATCTTCATTGGTGGTTGTGCTCCTTGGCATGTGGTTTACTGTCTGTGGGCACGGCAGCGGAAGTTTTGGGGGAAGTAGGGTCCCTCGGCGTCACTACCCAGCGAACTGCTCAGACTTTCTTCCCCGGAGCTCAGGTCTTCGCTTGAATCCTCACTGTCggaaaagaagaaacaaacagtCAGATGAGCtctcatttatttaaacatttaaccaaaattcataaaataacattgtattttattatttatatactattatagtaatattaattttatgaatgggtttttatttttatattttgtttaatttcagatttgggttgttttagtcattttgtttttcttttattagtatttttttaatttctattaacttatttttgtacataaacatttgtattcaatttttttaaattgtatttcagTTTGTCATTTTAGAActtaaacctgttttttttttgtaaatttatatATGGCCATTTAAGTCCGTAAACTTATTAGTAATCAGTTAGtcaacagttaataactttaacttatttaagtttttttatatttcttttgatgttaattttttttattattacttaaaattcTAATATTTCTTTCAGCGTCATTTCcaataacaaaatacatttttaatcattttagattagtttttttttatagttaggTTTAGTATCGTCTTTTAGTATATATTAGGTTTTTGTCCACaaactaaaatctaaattattatcTGTGCTAATGAAGCTCTGCTGAAATCGTGTATGCGGTTCACCTGGAATATTACTGTCAtaaggtaaaagaaaaaaagtcaaatgtcAGATCTTGTTTTGTACTTTGTCAAACCGACCCCACCTCGCACGCCCTTCTCTTACTCACAGATGACGCAGCACAACCTGTTAGTAAACAGTCATTATTCACTAGCCACATTCCACTGCTGCACTTAGTTTGGCGTGTATGCATATCTAAGCCATTAGCCATCTCAAAACAGTACGTCCTGTCTGGATTTTCAGCTTGTAATCAGCTCTGTTGGTGAGCCTCACGAATGACTTATTGCTACTGGTGAGAAAAACGCTCTCGGGTCGGTTGCTAAGATGTGACGGAGTATTAGTAGTTAAGTAACCCTGTATGGACACCTAATAGGTGGGGCGTTTAGAAAGAACTTCAGCCTGTGCTGATGAGGTTGTAACGTAAGTGGTGTGTGTCAGTAAAACGCCATTATTTAAGTCCTGTCATGTGATAGAACTGAAACCAGAAGTTGTGATGGAAAATTGACAGGCGTACTTTCCATAAATAATTCCAAATTTGTGTGTGGCTTTTTCCTGATATTTTAGGCTTTCTGTTATTTCCTGATATTTTAAAACCGTTATCAGtagaatatgaaaatataaatcacTATAATGTTGGAATATAATGTGACTGGTTAGTTCCTCATGAAAGAATAGTTCCATTGTGGAGTACtattatttaacatataataGTATTAACGGTTTTGAATTGttatatttagttttcattttaatttgagtaaatagtttataaaataatattctaGGTTTTTTAGTATTGTTTACATGTACATACTATTCtagaatttattattttgaattagcttttacattttctgtttttattatcattttaaagcgtagtttagttttgtttagctttttatttccattttaataatttaaattgaaataattttaagaaatatttaatttttagtgATGAGTCTAAATAATTTTCtgtgttaattaaagcttaaagTGTAAATTTAACCCCGAATATTCCTTTAATTTCTGCCTCTATTGACTGTTTAGTATGAGTGTGAGATCCTGATGCCTGTGTTCTTCCCCAGGTGTGCTGTGTTTACCTCTCGCTCTCGTCCCATGCACCCTCCGGGATGGTTGGCAGCTCGGGGACGCTGCGGTAGCTGCTGTGCAGGTTCTGCGCCGTCCTCCTCGAGACGATCCACACCAGTTTCTTGTGGTCAGGTTTGGCACATTCTGGAGAGGAGTATTCCCTCATACATTGACCTACCAGACCTCGCCAGCGCGCCAGGTCAGCCTTGGAGATCTGCAAACAGACGCGGCTGCATTAGACACCAGCTTACATAAGGACAGGGCAGAGAGCCAGCCTCATTTTGGACCGCAGTAAACCAAtagcctgctggcaacaggactGGGTTAAGAGCTTTAGATTCTTCCTACTCCATAGATGTTTAAGTGCAGCTGAAACTAAAGGTATATTTTTGTCTACAAATTGCCTGATTAAACTACTTGTCTTTAAACCAAACAGAGCTGTCTGTGACATTCAACTTCTTTTCTtcacttttaaaaagttttattgatACTCTGTTTAAAAAGGTTGACATACTTATGAATTTTTACCTTTAAGTGTGTTTGTATGCGCTGGGCGATTTCTAGCAGGTCTGCAGACTGTAAGGCCTCGATTTCAAGCATCAAGAGCGACAAAGCGAGCACCGAAGgctaaaaaacaaaaagagagtTCATCAGAATTCAAACTTCTATGTAACTTACTTCAAGAATCACTGTTTAAGTTGTTCTTTCTTACTTTTGCTTTGGAGAAAATGATTCTGCATAGGCAGGCTTTCAGCTGGGCTTCAAGTTTGTCAAGATTCAGTACGTCTTTTCTGAGGAGAAAAAGAATTGGTGCATTAGAGAGATTTTGTTAGCCAATCTTATATAATTTAACAAATCTAGTCAGAAGATAATCTCCTAGTTTCACTGTGACCCACATACAGCAAAGTGCACTTGCCAGCTCGGTTTATCAACCTTTACAAGTCAAAGTTTCCATTGTCAGTCTGCATGTTAATATAGTTTATCTGGCTCAGAGTCTGAAGTTTGATAATGCCAGCCGTTCTCACCTGTTGGACGTGTGCGAAAGTGCAATGGCGTGGTACAAATGCaggaaggttaaggctgtgacgGCTTTTAACTGGAAGTTGAGCTTCTCTGAAATGATCTTCTCCATTCGGCTGAGGTCTGAGACGGTGAACTTGCACTGGCTGATCCGAATGAGCTCATGGCTGGATGAAACATTGCACTCTTCTTCGGTCACTCGGGCGGCGATGTGAAGGCAACCGATGCTGATGCAGGCCAGATACTTGGGCTGAACCTTTAAGCAACATAAAAGTGGTCAGtcataacacattttaatatgttaaGCATTTGAATTGACCTATAACTTAACTGGTTACCTTCATCATAGCTATAAACCTGTCCAGCAGGTTAACGGCTAGTACAAAGGTCTGAGTGCTGTAACCGAAGAAACTGGTCAAGCTCCAGAGATCTTCCACTCGGGAATCTCGACATTTGGCTGAAACCCCATTACCGTTCTGTGTGGATGAGGAGAAATGAGTAACAAGTTTAAAACTGATATTTGTCGGACGCTTTGAGTAAAAGAtcacaaaaaagtatttgtaaaGTATGCAATGTAcagcaataaaatgaaaatttccaTAACTGTCATTGATGTTTTAAAATAGAgtctataaatgtattttcactGGGGTTTGTAAAACTGGTTTACCTCTTGTGTGGATTCAATCAAACTGAGTCCGGTTTCCTTTGGCAGATACTGAACCTCTTGGTCCATATTGCTCTTCAGTTCCTTCATCAGTCTGAATGCCTCCATATTTTCACTTTGTGTTTCAAGTCGTCAAAACACCTTTAAAaggcataaaaaaagaaaagttaagtCAATTCCGTTCACACAGGGCGGTGGGTCAAGGTTTCGCCCAGCCCCCTTCTCTCAGCTGAGCCTCGGTGTCGGGTTTCGCTGGTTAACGCCTTCCTACAGGACATCCAAACAAATAAACTCGATCCATTCCGACTGAGATggacaaataaatgtgaattttacttttttaaaacgcGTTGACCTAAATAATGAGGCTAAAACTGGATCGAAATTGGATGTCGTCTAGTTGATTCTTTAGCTGGAAAATACCTCGACTGGAGGGGAGGGGTTTAAATCTACTGTACAGTTTGTTTTcgacattaaattatatatgacctATTTGTGTGTTACAGTATAACAAATCTGGAGCTGAAACAAACTGATCTATCGGCTCGACTCGCATTTATACGGAAATTAATTTCAAATTGCAAATGTACCGTTGGCTTAGAGAGAGTAACGTTAAACATTAAAGAGCACCAACGGTAACAAGGGATTCGGTCATTCTAGTCAAATAAATCTATCATTTGCATTAGTGACATGCACAAATGATCGATAAAATTTCTTAAAATACCGTTAAAGTCGAACGGAAATCTACAGATTACTTCAAGTCAAATTCTAACGTTAGTCTACAAATACAAGCGAAGCCAAAAATCAAGcccatttaaaaaacataatacaaaaatacGACCATAACATTAAAACGGTGACCATTCATCTGCATAGACATTTTAAAAGGAAACTAATATTTTATAGAAGGTTATTAAAGGTACATTACCAGGGATGTCAAAAGGACATATTGTGTTTGTATATCCGAGAATCTCTCGTCTGTTTTCTCTGCTTCTCTTTCCTTTTGTTGATGTTGAATGTAGCTCCTCCCCCTGGGCCTGTCACGTAGAAAACGTAAGTCTCTCTGTTTAGATAGTTTTATGCGATTTAAAATGGCTGCTGttataatttctatatttaatctagtgtattttataatatcttatcgtctgttttaaatatttcgTCTATTAAAACATGCAAGCGTAGTTTGAAAGCGTTCTGTGTTGTAAGATATTGACAGTCTTACGGACCAATAGGATCGCTCGAAGATGTAGCGTTCAAATAGTCCGCCCAAAATTCCCAGCGCTCATTGGCTGCCGGTTTTCATGTAGACGTCGACTATTGGTTAGCAAATCGATAACCCGCCCTTTTGTTTTGACAGGGTTGCCAGGGGGaagaaaataaagtacaaatgCATTATTTGATCAGATGCTGATTTCTTGATAACGTTTTCTATTCAGTATACTTTAAATGATACGTGTTGTCAATATTTTAGCTGAATATTATAACAGAGCTGTATATGTAGTGATGTCTGATTCAGTTGTTAAGTTGACGTGTGAGAGGTGAGAATATTTCTTTAGGTCAAGACATCACATCGAATTTAATAAAATAACGGAAT
This genomic stretch from Carassius gibelio isolate Cgi1373 ecotype wild population from Czech Republic chromosome B21, carGib1.2-hapl.c, whole genome shotgun sequence harbors:
- the ccng2 gene encoding cyclin-G2; protein product: MEAFRLMKELKSNMDQEVQYLPKETGLSLIESTQENGNGVSAKCRDSRVEDLWSLTSFFGYSTQTFVLAVNLLDRFIAMMKVQPKYLACISIGCLHIAARVTEEECNVSSSHELIRISQCKFTVSDLSRMEKIISEKLNFQLKAVTALTFLHLYHAIALSHTSNRKDVLNLDKLEAQLKACLCRIIFSKAKPSVLALSLLMLEIEALQSADLLEIAQRIQTHLKISKADLARWRGLVGQCMREYSSPECAKPDHKKLVWIVSRRTAQNLHSSYRSVPELPTIPEGAWDESESEDSSEDLSSGEESLSSSLGSDAEGPYFPQNFRCRAHRQ